The following are encoded together in the Desulfococcus multivorans genome:
- the gltA gene encoding NADPH-dependent glutamate synthase: MSEKKARKETVSRQAMPEQAPEIRRRNFAEVPTGYTAETAVIEAGRCLQCKKPSCVEGCPVNVDIPGFIARIAEGDFKGAIRNLWTRNSLPAVCGRVCPQEIQCEGQCVLNKKGAPVAIGNLERFAADWARENNTGELPPRKASTGKKIAVVGSGPSGLTVAGDLIVKGHEVTVMEAFHKPGGVLVYGIPEFRLPKAIVAHEVDFLERLGVHVACNMVVGRTVTVDELFQEGYDAVYVGVGAGLPRFMNIPGENLIGILSANEYLTRANLMKAYKFPEVDTPIPMGKNVVVLGAGNVAMDAARTAMRLGADSVKIVYRRSRDEMPARTAEIHHAEEEGIEFFLLTNPVQYLGNDQGRLTGMECLKMELGEPDDSGRRRPVPISGSNFEMACDLVIVAVGSGANPLLTQSTEDMTLNRWGYIAADPETGKTTKRGVWAGGDIVTGAATVILAMGAGRKAADSIHEYLTWGW; this comes from the coding sequence ATGTCGGAAAAGAAAGCCAGAAAAGAGACGGTCTCCAGGCAGGCCATGCCGGAGCAGGCCCCTGAAATCCGGAGAAGAAACTTCGCGGAGGTGCCCACGGGCTACACCGCCGAAACCGCAGTTATCGAAGCGGGTCGCTGTTTGCAGTGCAAGAAACCAAGCTGCGTGGAAGGATGTCCCGTCAACGTGGATATTCCCGGATTTATCGCGCGGATCGCCGAAGGCGATTTCAAGGGCGCCATCCGGAATCTCTGGACCAGGAACAGCCTTCCCGCGGTCTGCGGCAGGGTCTGCCCCCAGGAGATCCAGTGCGAGGGACAATGCGTCCTGAACAAGAAAGGCGCTCCCGTGGCCATCGGCAACCTGGAGCGATTCGCCGCGGACTGGGCACGGGAAAACAACACCGGAGAGTTGCCGCCGCGCAAAGCTTCCACCGGCAAAAAGATCGCGGTGGTCGGTTCGGGCCCCTCGGGCCTCACGGTGGCCGGCGACCTCATCGTCAAGGGTCATGAGGTGACCGTCATGGAGGCCTTTCACAAGCCCGGCGGCGTCCTGGTCTACGGGATCCCGGAATTCCGCCTGCCCAAGGCCATCGTGGCCCACGAGGTCGATTTCCTCGAGCGGCTGGGGGTTCACGTCGCCTGCAACATGGTGGTGGGCAGGACCGTCACCGTGGACGAACTCTTCCAGGAAGGCTACGATGCCGTATATGTCGGCGTAGGCGCCGGCCTGCCCCGCTTCATGAACATTCCGGGCGAGAACCTCATCGGCATTCTTTCCGCCAATGAGTACCTGACCCGGGCCAACCTCATGAAGGCCTACAAGTTTCCCGAGGTCGACACCCCCATCCCCATGGGGAAAAACGTGGTCGTCCTGGGCGCCGGCAACGTCGCCATGGACGCGGCCCGGACCGCCATGCGGCTGGGGGCAGACAGCGTGAAGATCGTCTACAGAAGATCGCGGGACGAGATGCCCGCCAGAACCGCCGAGATTCACCACGCCGAGGAGGAGGGCATCGAGTTTTTTCTGCTCACCAACCCCGTCCAATATTTAGGCAACGACCAGGGCCGGCTGACCGGCATGGAATGCCTCAAAATGGAACTGGGAGAACCCGATGACTCCGGCCGGCGCCGGCCCGTTCCCATATCGGGCTCCAATTTCGAAATGGCCTGCGACCTGGTGATCGTGGCGGTGGGATCGGGAGCCAATCCCCTGCTCACCCAGTCCACCGAGGATATGACGTTGAACCGATGGGGCTACATCGCGGCCGATCCCGAGACCGGCAAGACCACCAAACGAGGGGTCTGGGCCGGCGGCGACATCGTCACCGGCGCCGCAACGGTGATCCTGGCCATGGGAGCCGGCCGGAAGGCGGCGGATTCCATCCACGAGTACCTGACCTGGGGCTGGTAG
- a CDS encoding TatD family hydrolase: MKLFDSHCHLNDKSYAKDIDQVLGRMADAGVGAAMLVGVNREDSEKAVRLAASSPVLYASVGVHPHDAATCSEETLAALSALAAHPKVRAWGEIGLDFNRMFSPRDVQERWFLRQLETADDLDLPLIFHERDSGGRFLEILKATHGERRRGVVHCFSGNRRELSAYLDMGYHIGITGILTIQQRGAELRALVPAIPMDRLLIETDAPYLTPAPQKNRTRRNEPAFVVSTLLKLAEIRGEDPEVLAAATWNNACRLFGIPLES, encoded by the coding sequence ATGAAACTGTTCGACAGCCATTGTCATCTGAACGATAAAAGCTATGCCAAGGACATTGACCAGGTGCTCGGCCGGATGGCGGACGCCGGCGTCGGTGCCGCCATGCTGGTGGGCGTCAACCGGGAGGATTCGGAAAAGGCGGTCCGGCTTGCCGCGTCCAGCCCTGTCCTCTATGCGTCGGTGGGCGTCCATCCCCATGACGCCGCAACCTGTTCCGAGGAGACGCTCGCGGCACTGAGTGCCCTTGCCGCGCATCCCAAGGTTCGGGCCTGGGGTGAGATCGGGCTCGATTTCAACCGGATGTTCTCGCCGAGGGACGTTCAGGAGCGCTGGTTCCTTCGGCAGCTCGAGACGGCGGATGATCTGGATCTGCCGCTGATTTTTCACGAAAGGGATTCCGGAGGACGGTTTCTGGAGATCCTGAAGGCCACCCATGGAGAGCGACGACGGGGCGTGGTCCACTGCTTCAGCGGTAACCGGAGGGAGCTCTCGGCTTACCTGGATATGGGATATCATATCGGGATTACCGGCATCCTCACCATCCAACAACGCGGGGCCGAACTTCGGGCGTTGGTCCCAGCCATCCCGATGGATCGGCTTCTGATCGAAACCGACGCGCCTTACCTGACGCCCGCGCCTCAAAAGAACCGGACCCGCCGAAACGAACCCGCATTTGTAGTCTCGACCCTCCTGAAACTGGCCGAGATTCGGGGCGAGGACCCGGAGGTTCTTGCGGCGGCCACATGGAACAACGCCTGTCGCCTTTTCGGCATCCCCCTGGAATCGTAA
- a CDS encoding sulfide/dihydroorotate dehydrogenase-like FAD/NAD-binding protein — protein sequence MFEIVKREEMAGGTVILNEIAAPLIARKAKPGQFVIIKANEEGERIPLTMADTDPDKGTITIIYMVVGKSTALFKTLNVGDGYQDVIGPLGKATHLEKQGTVVCVGGGTGIAVLHPITRALKEIGNRVIGIIGARNRDLLILEDKMRSASNELHVCTDDGSYGRPGFVTEALKEILEKEDVRQVVAIGPVPMMKFVSGITAEYNVPTLVSLNPIMVDGTGMCGGCRVTVGGETRFACVDGPEFDGHKVDYDELMKRLQAYSEDERRCYNDFCRMEQ from the coding sequence ATGTTTGAAATCGTAAAGCGAGAAGAAATGGCCGGCGGTACGGTGATTCTGAATGAAATCGCCGCGCCCCTCATCGCCCGGAAGGCCAAACCGGGACAATTCGTCATTATCAAGGCCAACGAAGAGGGCGAACGGATCCCCCTCACCATGGCCGACACCGACCCGGATAAAGGCACCATCACGATCATCTACATGGTCGTCGGCAAAAGTACGGCCTTGTTCAAGACCCTCAACGTGGGGGACGGTTATCAGGACGTCATCGGCCCTCTGGGGAAAGCCACCCATCTGGAAAAACAGGGTACGGTGGTCTGTGTCGGGGGCGGGACCGGCATCGCCGTACTGCACCCCATCACCCGGGCACTCAAGGAGATCGGCAACCGCGTCATCGGCATCATCGGCGCCCGGAACCGGGACCTTCTGATCCTCGAGGACAAGATGCGGTCGGCGTCCAATGAACTCCACGTCTGCACCGACGACGGCTCCTACGGGCGTCCGGGATTCGTCACCGAAGCCCTGAAGGAAATCCTGGAAAAGGAGGACGTCAGGCAGGTGGTGGCCATCGGCCCGGTGCCCATGATGAAATTCGTCTCCGGGATCACGGCGGAATACAATGTCCCGACGCTGGTCAGCCTCAATCCCATCATGGTCGACGGCACGGGCATGTGCGGCGGCTGTCGCGTCACCGTCGGGGGCGAAACACGGTTCGCCTGCGTCGACGGGCCGGAATTCGACGGCCACAAGGTTGATTATGACGAACTCATGAAGCGCCTTCAGGCCTACAGCGAGGACGAACGGCGCTGCTATAACGATTTCTGCAGAATGGAGCAATAG
- the thiD gene encoding bifunctional hydroxymethylpyrimidine kinase/phosphomethylpyrimidine kinase, protein MKTALSIAGSDSSGGAGIQADLKTFQALGVFGMSAVTAVTVQNTRKVYDVQEMTPEIVRGQIRCLFDDIDIHAVKIGMVSSIPLIRAVAEALGTVSPPPVVLDPVMISKSGYRLLKADAQAALVTLLFPLAEVVTPNIYEAEALVGTSIRTVGEMETAAAGILDLGAKKVVVKGGHLGEAGATDVVYDGREFRRLESRWIETKNTHGTGCTFSSAVAAHLALGFGFFEAVTRAKTYVTGAIAHALAIGKGHGPTHHFHDLYARAGMAV, encoded by the coding sequence ATGAAAACGGCCTTGAGCATCGCCGGCTCGGATTCCTCCGGCGGGGCCGGCATCCAGGCGGATCTCAAAACCTTTCAGGCGCTTGGCGTTTTCGGCATGAGCGCCGTCACGGCGGTTACCGTTCAAAATACGCGGAAAGTCTATGATGTTCAGGAAATGACGCCCGAGATCGTCCGGGGCCAGATTCGATGTCTGTTCGACGACATCGACATTCATGCCGTCAAGATCGGGATGGTGTCGAGCATTCCCCTTATTCGCGCCGTGGCCGAGGCGCTTGGGACGGTATCGCCACCGCCCGTCGTCCTGGACCCGGTGATGATTTCCAAAAGCGGCTACCGTCTGTTGAAGGCGGACGCCCAGGCGGCCCTTGTCACCCTATTGTTTCCCCTGGCGGAAGTGGTCACGCCCAATATCTACGAGGCCGAAGCTTTGGTGGGGACGTCAATCCGAACCGTCGGCGAGATGGAGACGGCGGCGGCGGGAATCCTGGATCTGGGCGCGAAAAAGGTGGTGGTAAAAGGGGGACATCTCGGGGAGGCCGGGGCCACGGACGTTGTCTATGACGGCCGGGAATTCCGCAGGCTGGAGAGCCGTTGGATCGAGACGAAAAACACGCATGGGACCGGGTGTACGTTTTCGTCGGCGGTGGCCGCTCACCTGGCGTTGGGCTTTGGGTTCTTCGAGGCCGTGACCCGGGCCAAAACCTACGTCACGGGCGCCATCGCGCACGCCCTTGCCATCGGGAAGGGCCACGGCCCCACCCATCATTTTCACGATCTTTACGCCCGGGCGGGGATGGCGGTATAG